A region from the Molothrus aeneus isolate 106 chromosome 17, BPBGC_Maene_1.0, whole genome shotgun sequence genome encodes:
- the TCFL5 gene encoding transcription factor-like 5 protein, giving the protein MSGSAPEEPQTVPQSPASVPDPAPVAVGPGGSSDSSFGEQNLGFATPEASLVEMMDIEYTQLQHILCSHTEAQSSEGEVEARLSAFSSPGPSADPPLQQPSPSTSQDGGSSSSSGNQSVCPVTCQSGLPCDSYWPSSNPHLGYADLQELRMMLLSESNLPVNQREKAPNSSSSVEVSGCSVAKAKQGENFLGENKENIFVENSALAPEVRSKPAVRARLEDRFNSSPTENPRCQEPQESGVTLNNLVTLIRQPSEVVGVPLHQQGSRCAALGKNKAAPATHSLPFTYPFFTMNACSAAGSANPSQAQTCGTSCTILEAAKHQDLGIPKTFPFLYQEVESTKQTVGAINKALPEEVWIKVGDTLCKQAINRSCSRINLLDANMDRKPLGEIRNARDNNQSTAAAQGPWQSAQPSSSVQVQSGSQDGSAQRRERHNRLERDRRRRIRVCCDELNLLVPFCTIDTDKATTLQWTTAFLKYIQERHGDSLKQEFETVFCGKTGRRLKIGRPDSCVMCPAQENRTAMETK; this is encoded by the exons ATGTCAGGATCAGCCCCCGAGGAGCCTCAGACCGTTCCTCAGAGCCCAGCTAGTGTTCCTGACCCCGCTCCCGTTGCTGTCGGACCTGGAGGCTCAAGTGACAGTTCCTTTGGTGAGCAAAACCTTGGCTTCGCCACCCCCGAGGCCAGCCTGGTGGAGATGATGGACATTGAGtacacccagctgcagcacataCTTTGCTCGCACACGGAGGCGCAGAGTAGTGAAGGTGAAGTGGAAGCCAGGCTCAGCGCTTTCTCCTCGCCTGGCCCCTCTGCAGAcccccctctgcagcagccctcCCCCAGCACCAGTCAGGACGGGGgctcatccagcagctctgggaaccAGTCGGTCTGCCCAGTGACCTGTCAGTCAGGGTTGCCTTGTGACAGCTACTGGCCGAGTTCTAACCCGCACCTGGGCTATGCTGacctccaggagctcaggatgATGTTGCTTAGCGAGTCCAACCTCCCTGTGAACCAGAGAGAGAAAGCGCCCAACAGTAGTAGCTCTGTAGAAGTCTCGGGATGCAGTGTAGCAAAAGCTAAACAGGGTGAAAATTTCTTGGGGGAGAATAAGGAAAACATATTTGTTGAAAATTCGGCACTGGCACCAGAGGTTAGATCTAAACCTGCAGTCAGAGCTCGGTTGGAAGACAGATTCAACAGCAGCCCGACAGAAAACCCCAGATGTCAAGAACCCCAAGAATCTGGAGTAACTCTTAACAA TTTAGTGACATTGATCCGCCAGCCCTCAGAAGTGGTGGGTGTTCCTCTTCACCAGCAAGGGAGCAGGTGTGCTGCACTAGGGAAAAATAAGGCTGCACCTGCCACACATTCCTTACCATTTACTTACCCGTTCTTTACCATGAATGCATGTTCTGCTGCTGGAAGTGCTAACCCTTCCCAAGCACAG aCCTGTGGAACATCTTGCACTATTTTGGAAGCTGCCAAACATCAAGACCTTGGGATACCCAAAACATTCCCTTTTCTCTATCAGGAAGTTGAATCCACAAAACAGACAGTAGGTGCTATAAATAAAGCTTTGCCTGAGGAAGTTTGGATTAAAGTTGGAG ACACCTTATGCAAGCAAGCCATAAACAGAAGTTGCAGCCGAATAAATCTGTTGGATGCAAACATGGATCGCAAACCTCTCGGGGAGATTCGGAACGCCCGGGACAACAAccagagcactgcagctgcccagggccccTGGCagtcagcacagcccagctccagtgTGCAGGTGCAGAGTGGTTCCCAGGATGGAAGTGCGCAGAGGAGGGAAAGGCACAATCGCCTGGAGAGAGACAGGAG GCGCAGGATCCGGGTTTGTTGTGATGAGCTCAATCTCCTCGTTCCCTTCTGCACCATTGACACTGACAAGGCAACAACTTTGCAGTGGACAACTGCATTCCTCAAGTACATTCAGGAAAGGCACGGCGACTCCCTGAAGCAG gAATTTGAGACTGTTTTCTGTGGTAAAACAGGCAGGAGACTAAAAATTGGAAGACCAGACTCGTGTGTAATGTGTCCAGCACAGGAAAACCGCACAGCTATGGAGACCAAATAG